One stretch of Halobacillus litoralis DNA includes these proteins:
- a CDS encoding Ger(x)C family spore germination protein translates to MPRKIIFTGLLMLFLLTGCWDIKEIEDVGIVTGMGLDVNEEKDELTMINQYVVPARIPTQQSSAQQHSAPYQNISQSGKTFFEIIRNNSLESNRPPNYTHLKSILASTALFQKERADQVIDLFIRDHEFRRTTPVFLTKDPVLDILNTEPAKELFPSIQIKSLSENFQKNNQNPTNLSIGDLSQLISENKSFLIPGITLNEGKIKSSGAGIIDAESSNYVGWIDVEDMEGVRYIHNTVQGGFIYLDEEKVDDGPIILEIKGSNTKFKTKVTGEQLEMTIKIATSTTLAEDWGTGRDVYRKGWKKGIEDASNKVTQGKVEQVLKLAQQEYRIDFLNVSNWVQIHEPEYWEKHEKDWGEIFPDMTFKVEVSTEITDFGTQNFNTE, encoded by the coding sequence ATGCCACGTAAAATCATTTTCACAGGCTTGTTGATGCTTTTTTTGTTGACCGGATGTTGGGACATTAAAGAAATCGAAGATGTCGGAATAGTCACAGGCATGGGTCTGGATGTCAATGAAGAAAAGGATGAACTGACGATGATTAATCAGTATGTAGTTCCCGCAAGAATACCGACCCAGCAAAGCAGCGCCCAGCAGCACAGCGCTCCTTATCAAAACATTTCACAATCAGGAAAGACTTTTTTTGAGATCATCCGAAACAACTCGTTGGAAAGTAACCGACCGCCCAATTACACTCACCTGAAGTCCATCCTTGCTTCTACGGCCTTGTTTCAAAAAGAACGCGCCGACCAGGTAATTGACCTATTCATTCGAGATCATGAGTTCAGAAGGACGACGCCTGTTTTTCTAACGAAGGACCCCGTCCTCGATATACTAAATACGGAGCCTGCAAAGGAACTTTTTCCGTCTATACAGATCAAATCCCTTAGTGAAAACTTCCAAAAAAACAATCAAAACCCGACGAACTTATCCATCGGTGATCTGTCGCAACTGATATCTGAAAATAAAAGTTTTTTGATTCCTGGAATTACGTTAAACGAGGGGAAAATCAAATCCTCTGGTGCAGGAATCATTGATGCGGAGAGTTCGAATTATGTAGGCTGGATCGATGTCGAGGATATGGAAGGCGTCCGATATATACACAATACGGTGCAAGGCGGTTTTATCTACCTGGATGAAGAAAAGGTGGATGATGGACCGATCATTTTAGAAATCAAAGGTTCGAATACAAAATTCAAGACCAAAGTGACCGGAGAGCAACTGGAGATGACGATTAAAATCGCAACATCTACCACATTAGCGGAAGACTGGGGGACGGGAAGAGACGTCTATAGAAAAGGATGGAAAAAAGGAATTGAGGATGCTTCCAACAAAGTCACCCAAGGAAAAGTGGAACAAGTGCTGAAGCTCGCCCAACAGGAATACCGTATTGATTTTCTTAATGTATCCAATTGGGTGCAAATTCACGAACCAGAGTATTGGGAGAAACATGAAAAAGACTGGGGTGAGATATTTCCGGACATGACCTTCAAGGTGGAAGTGAGTACCGAAATCACAGACTTCGGTACTCAAAACTTCAATACAGAATAA
- a CDS encoding serine hydrolase domain-containing protein has product MDAKIREVAEEEEGFSGSVVVEKGEEVVYSKGFGYRNVAEKLPNQKDTRFGIASGSKLFTAVTIAQLVEQNHFAYDTPVHQLLQQKLSCIDERVTIHHLLTHTSGIPDYFDEAVMDDFSELWEETPMYKMETLDDFVPMFRDKEKMFNPGERFHYNNAGFIVLGLVIEAVANKPFTTYVSENIFKAAGMQRSGYYRLDQLPENTAFGYIEKEGSLKTNVYSIPVVGGADGGVFVTAPDMIGFWDALLSGKLVGERHIERLLTKHVKVKDGISYGYGVWLDDMDGETVYHAMGYDPGVSFHSCVYPKGHWKITVLSNNGSGAFSIVKAFEELFIK; this is encoded by the coding sequence GTGGATGCCAAGATTCGTGAAGTAGCAGAAGAAGAAGAAGGCTTTTCAGGATCTGTTGTCGTTGAAAAAGGAGAAGAAGTGGTCTATTCCAAAGGTTTTGGTTACAGAAACGTTGCCGAAAAGCTTCCTAACCAAAAGGATACCAGGTTCGGAATAGCTTCAGGTAGCAAGTTGTTCACAGCGGTAACCATCGCTCAGCTCGTTGAACAGAATCATTTCGCATACGATACACCTGTCCATCAGTTGTTGCAACAAAAGCTTTCTTGTATCGATGAACGCGTAACCATTCATCATTTGTTGACCCACACGTCAGGGATTCCTGACTATTTTGATGAAGCGGTGATGGACGACTTTTCGGAACTTTGGGAAGAGACACCGATGTATAAGATGGAGACACTGGATGATTTCGTACCGATGTTCAGAGATAAAGAGAAGATGTTCAACCCTGGAGAAAGATTTCACTACAATAATGCAGGGTTCATCGTTTTAGGTTTAGTCATTGAAGCAGTCGCAAACAAGCCTTTTACAACCTATGTCTCAGAAAACATCTTCAAAGCTGCAGGCATGCAAAGGTCTGGTTATTACCGTTTGGATCAGCTGCCGGAAAACACCGCGTTCGGGTATATAGAAAAGGAAGGTTCTTTAAAGACGAATGTGTACTCTATTCCGGTCGTCGGTGGGGCAGATGGTGGTGTTTTCGTAACCGCTCCGGATATGATTGGTTTTTGGGATGCGTTGTTGAGTGGAAAGCTTGTGGGTGAAAGACATATAGAGCGTTTGTTAACGAAACACGTAAAAGTCAAAGACGGTATTTCATACGGGTATGGCGTTTGGCTCGATGATATGGACGGAGAGACGGTTTATCATGCCATGGGGTATGACCCAGGTGTCAGTTTCCATTCATGCGTGTATCCGAAAGGTCATTGGAAAATAACGGTTCTTTCCAATAATGGTTCAGGAGCTTTTTCAATCGTGAAAGCGTTCGAGGAACTGTTCATAAAATAA